A region from the Mesorhizobium sp. J8 genome encodes:
- a CDS encoding ABC transporter permease, translating into MLTGRALSARLASLLLTLWLVSVLVFLAGQVLPGDVARVMLGPFADAQAVAALNRQLGADQPVLVQYWRWFSAALGGDFGTSLSMRAPVAPFVLASLGRSAALAGIILLFLVPLGVGAGIVAGLNQGRLADRLIVLAGVSFGIVPDFVSGLLLLLVFGLWLNWLPITGAAPDGAGFWTSGYYLILPALPLVLNLAGYLARMTRAGVIEALAADYTRTAILKGLGRRQVIVRHVLPNALTPTVAVLATQSGYMLGGLVVIEALFGIQGLGNLVLNAAKSRDFPMLEAGVLVMATIFVLSSAIGDLAQALLDPRQRRRASL; encoded by the coding sequence ATGCTGACCGGCCGCGCCTTGTCGGCGCGCCTGGCCTCGCTGCTCCTCACCTTATGGCTGGTCAGCGTGCTGGTCTTCCTCGCCGGGCAGGTTCTGCCCGGCGATGTCGCGCGCGTCATGCTTGGTCCGTTCGCGGATGCGCAAGCGGTCGCCGCGCTGAACAGACAACTCGGTGCCGACCAGCCCGTCCTTGTCCAATATTGGCGCTGGTTCAGCGCGGCGCTTGGCGGCGACTTCGGCACGTCGCTGTCGATGCGTGCGCCGGTCGCGCCCTTCGTGCTCGCAAGCCTCGGCCGCTCGGCAGCGCTTGCCGGCATCATCCTTTTGTTTCTTGTGCCGCTGGGCGTCGGCGCGGGCATCGTTGCCGGCCTCAACCAGGGCCGGCTCGCCGATCGGCTGATCGTGCTCGCCGGCGTCTCCTTCGGCATCGTCCCGGATTTCGTGTCCGGCCTGCTTCTGCTTCTGGTCTTCGGCCTGTGGCTGAACTGGCTGCCGATCACGGGTGCCGCGCCCGATGGCGCGGGCTTCTGGACCAGCGGTTATTATCTCATCCTGCCGGCGCTGCCGCTGGTGCTCAATCTCGCCGGCTATCTGGCGCGCATGACGCGGGCCGGCGTCATCGAGGCGCTTGCCGCCGACTATACGCGCACCGCCATCCTGAAGGGGCTGGGTCGCCGGCAGGTCATTGTCCGCCACGTGCTGCCCAACGCGTTGACGCCGACGGTCGCGGTGCTGGCGACGCAGAGCGGCTACATGCTTGGCGGGCTGGTGGTGATCGAGGCGCTGTTCGGCATCCAGGGCCTCGGCAATCTGGTCCTGAACGCTGCCAAGTCGCGCGATTTCCCGATGCTGGAAGCAGGCGTGCTGGTGATGGCGACGATCTTCGTCCTGTCCTCCGCGATAGGCGATCTCGCCCAGGCGCTGCTCGACCCGCGGCAACGGCGGCGAGCGTCACTATGA
- a CDS encoding LLM class flavin-dependent oxidoreductase: MARNQLILSAFFFNPQGDHRMSWRHPRAPGREVLGFDYYRELVQAAERARIDTIFVADHVSIWDSVKSGVAHYANARLEPLTLLSALAGVTKHIGLITTASSSYSEPYNVARLFASLDHISGGRASWNVVTSAMDEEARNFGRDGNIEHAFRYQRAAEFLDIVKGLWDSWEDEALLFDKETGYFADPDKVHVLDHRGAHFKVRGPLNVSRPPQGHPLIVQAGSSEDGKNFATAHADAHFAIYSTREDGIRYREDINERLARHGRRPESFKILPGILPIVAASEAEARDRQDYLQTLLPDRVGIDLLSSWSGIDLSAYPPDGPLPQLPDESTFNGGRTSLNRVKQWATQNLTLREIARKLANSGSVPTVAGTPKQIADQLQDWFEAGAADGFNLMFPLLPEDWINFAAEVVPELQRRGVFPTEYAPGTLRDRFGLARPANRFAEQRANQRAVS, from the coding sequence ATGGCGCGAAATCAGTTGATCCTCAGCGCGTTCTTCTTCAACCCGCAAGGCGACCATCGCATGTCGTGGCGCCATCCGCGCGCGCCCGGCCGGGAGGTGCTCGGCTTCGATTATTACCGCGAGCTGGTCCAGGCCGCCGAACGCGCCAGGATCGACACCATCTTCGTCGCCGACCATGTATCGATCTGGGATTCGGTGAAGAGCGGCGTCGCGCATTACGCCAATGCTCGCCTGGAGCCGCTGACGCTGCTTTCGGCGCTGGCTGGAGTGACGAAACACATCGGTCTCATCACCACTGCCTCGAGCTCCTACAGCGAGCCCTACAATGTGGCGCGCTTGTTCGCTTCGCTCGATCATATCAGCGGCGGCAGGGCGTCATGGAACGTCGTCACCTCGGCCATGGACGAGGAGGCGCGCAATTTCGGTCGCGACGGCAACATCGAGCATGCCTTCCGTTATCAGCGCGCCGCTGAGTTCCTCGATATCGTCAAGGGGCTGTGGGACAGCTGGGAAGACGAAGCCCTGCTGTTCGACAAGGAAACCGGCTATTTCGCCGATCCGGACAAGGTCCATGTGCTCGACCATCGCGGCGCGCATTTCAAGGTGCGCGGGCCGCTCAACGTCTCGCGGCCGCCGCAGGGTCATCCGCTGATCGTCCAGGCTGGCTCGTCGGAGGACGGCAAGAATTTCGCCACAGCCCATGCCGATGCGCATTTCGCCATCTACAGCACCAGGGAAGACGGCATCCGCTATCGCGAGGACATCAACGAGCGTCTCGCCCGTCACGGCCGGCGTCCCGAAAGCTTCAAGATCCTGCCCGGCATCCTGCCGATCGTCGCCGCGTCCGAGGCTGAGGCGCGCGACAGGCAGGATTACCTGCAGACGCTGCTGCCGGATCGCGTCGGCATCGATCTCCTGTCGAGCTGGAGCGGCATCGACCTCTCGGCCTATCCGCCGGATGGCCCGCTGCCGCAGCTCCCCGACGAAAGCACCTTCAACGGCGGGCGCACATCGCTCAACCGCGTCAAGCAGTGGGCGACGCAGAACCTGACCCTGCGTGAGATCGCGCGAAAACTTGCCAACAGCGGCTCGGTGCCGACTGTCGCCGGCACGCCGAAGCAGATCGCCGACCAGCTGCAGGACTGGTTCGAGGCGGGCGCCGCCGACGGCTTCAATCTGATGTTCCCCCTGTTGCCGGAGGACTGGATCAATTTCGCCGCTGAGGTCGTGCCCGAGCTGCAGCGTCGCGGCGTCTTCCCGACGGAATACGCGCCCGGAACGCTGCGCGACCGCTTCGGCCTCGCCCGTCCAGCCAATCGCTTCGCCGAGCAGCGCGCGAACCAGCGCGCCGTGTCCTGA
- a CDS encoding aldehyde dehydrogenase family protein: MTLHRKNLIDGEWLGEAGSRNINPSNTNDVVGEYASAGPEEAKQAIAAAKAAFPAWSRSGPLARHAVLKKTSDEIMARKDEIGRSLAREEGKTLAEGVGETIRAAQIFDFFAGETLRLSGEMVPSVRPGVGVEMTREGVGVVGIITPWNFPIAIPAWKIAPALAYGNTIVFKPAELVPESAWTIVDILHRAGLPKGVLNLVMGKGSVVGQAMLDSPDVNAISFTGSVGTGKRVAAASVEHMRKFQLEMGGKNPLVVLDDADLAVAVDCAVNGAYFSTGQRCTASSRLIVTDGIHDRFVDAVKERLDKLVIGDALDAKTEIGPVVDQTQLKQDEDYIAIGVREGATLAFGGERLERGTPGFYLKPALFVGATNAMRISREEIFGPVANVIRVKDYDEALSVANDTPFGLTSGICTTSLKHATHFKRNSEAGMVMVNLPTAGVDFHVPFGGRKGSSYGPREQGRYAMEFYTTVKTAYTFAG; this comes from the coding sequence ATGACCCTGCACCGCAAGAACCTGATCGACGGCGAGTGGCTTGGCGAGGCCGGCTCGCGCAACATCAACCCTTCGAACACCAACGACGTCGTCGGCGAATACGCTTCGGCCGGGCCGGAGGAAGCAAAACAGGCCATCGCCGCCGCCAAGGCCGCCTTTCCGGCATGGTCGCGCTCCGGGCCGCTGGCCCGTCACGCGGTGCTGAAGAAGACCTCCGACGAGATCATGGCGCGCAAGGATGAGATCGGCAGGTCGCTCGCTCGCGAGGAGGGCAAGACACTGGCCGAGGGCGTCGGTGAAACCATTCGCGCCGCGCAGATCTTCGATTTCTTCGCCGGCGAGACGCTGCGCCTGTCGGGCGAGATGGTGCCGAGCGTCAGGCCGGGCGTCGGCGTAGAAATGACCCGCGAAGGCGTCGGCGTCGTCGGCATCATCACGCCGTGGAATTTCCCCATCGCCATCCCCGCCTGGAAGATCGCGCCGGCTTTGGCTTACGGCAACACCATCGTCTTCAAGCCGGCCGAGCTCGTTCCCGAAAGCGCCTGGACCATCGTCGATATCCTGCACCGCGCCGGCCTGCCCAAGGGCGTGCTCAACCTCGTCATGGGCAAGGGCTCGGTGGTCGGCCAGGCGATGCTCGACAGCCCTGACGTCAACGCCATCTCGTTTACCGGCTCGGTCGGCACGGGCAAGCGCGTCGCCGCGGCAAGCGTCGAGCATATGCGCAAGTTCCAGCTCGAGATGGGCGGCAAGAATCCGCTCGTCGTGCTCGACGATGCCGACCTCGCGGTCGCCGTCGACTGCGCCGTGAACGGCGCCTATTTCTCCACTGGACAGCGCTGCACTGCCTCCTCGCGCCTGATCGTCACCGATGGCATCCACGACCGCTTCGTCGATGCGGTGAAGGAACGGCTGGACAAGCTCGTCATCGGCGATGCGCTTGACGCCAAGACCGAGATCGGTCCGGTCGTCGACCAGACGCAGCTCAAGCAGGACGAGGACTACATCGCTATCGGTGTCAGGGAAGGCGCAACACTCGCCTTCGGCGGCGAGCGGCTGGAGCGCGGCACGCCGGGCTTCTATCTGAAGCCGGCGCTGTTTGTCGGCGCCACCAACGCCATGCGCATCTCACGCGAGGAGATCTTCGGCCCGGTCGCCAATGTCATCCGTGTCAAGGATTATGACGAGGCGCTCAGCGTGGCCAACGACACGCCGTTCGGCCTCACCTCGGGCATCTGCACGACCAGCCTGAAGCACGCGACGCATTTCAAGCGCAACTCCGAAGCCGGCATGGTCATGGTCAATCTGCCGACGGCGGGCGTCGACTTCCACGTGCCGTTCGGCGGCCGCAAGGGCTCGAGCTACGGTCCGCGCGAGCAGGGCCGCTACGCGATGGAGTTCTACACCACGGTGAAGACGGCCTATACATTCGCCGGCTGA
- a CDS encoding ABC transporter permease, whose translation MMDLLEFPAPSHGSVVLRVAGRLGRVVRGLPASVIIGSLILAFWIACALFGGRLVPYDPYAEDFLATLTPPDAAHWFGTDHLGRDVLSRIIVGSCDILLVAPLATLGGVAAGTAIGLVLGYFDGLVDAVGARLLDTLMAFPFIVLVTMTLVALGPSNLTVILVIAIAYAPLVARTVRAAVREQKEREYVSAARLGGENAFAIMVLEILPNIRETILIELVTRLGYAFFSIATLSFLGLGIQPPSADWGLAIAEGYGFLTGGKWWVVVFNSGAIVSLVMATNLIAQGIGAFENIER comes from the coding sequence ATGATGGACCTCCTGGAATTTCCGGCACCGTCGCACGGGTCCGTTGTCCTGCGGGTCGCCGGCAGGCTGGGCCGCGTCGTTCGCGGCCTTCCCGCTTCCGTCATCATCGGATCGCTCATCCTCGCCTTCTGGATCGCCTGCGCCCTGTTCGGCGGCCGGCTGGTCCCCTACGATCCCTACGCCGAGGATTTCCTCGCCACGCTGACGCCGCCGGATGCCGCGCACTGGTTCGGCACCGATCACCTCGGCCGCGACGTGCTGTCCCGGATCATCGTCGGATCATGCGATATCCTGCTGGTGGCGCCGCTCGCCACGCTTGGTGGCGTCGCCGCCGGTACCGCGATCGGACTGGTGCTCGGCTATTTCGACGGGCTGGTCGACGCGGTCGGCGCGCGGCTGCTCGACACGCTGATGGCCTTTCCATTCATCGTGCTCGTTACCATGACGCTTGTGGCGCTGGGGCCCTCGAACCTCACCGTCATCCTGGTGATCGCCATCGCCTATGCGCCGCTGGTGGCGAGAACCGTGCGCGCTGCCGTGCGCGAGCAGAAGGAACGCGAATATGTGAGCGCCGCCCGTCTCGGCGGCGAGAACGCCTTCGCGATCATGGTGCTGGAAATCCTGCCCAACATCCGGGAGACGATCCTGATCGAGCTCGTCACCCGGCTAGGCTACGCCTTCTTCTCGATCGCCACGCTGAGCTTTCTCGGCCTCGGCATCCAGCCGCCTTCGGCCGACTGGGGCCTGGCGATCGCCGAAGGCTACGGCTTCCTCACCGGTGGCAAATGGTGGGTCGTGGTCTTCAACTCGGGCGCGATCGTATCGCTGGTCATGGCCACCAACCTGATCGCTCAAGGCATAGGCGCCTTCGAGAATATCGAGAGATGA
- a CDS encoding DUF1349 domain-containing protein, which yields MSVADMTWLNPPPHHAVGDGTLTVRTGKETDFWRETFYGFWRDNGHFLYRPVEGDFSAEVTVKGDYKVLYDQAGLMLRLSETHWIKAGIEYTDGLAYFSVVVTNDTSDWSLVAIAADKDGVRIRLTRHAEAIRVQYLDASDGHWKPVRLAYFPVSKSVDVGMMCCSPQREGFEVTFSGFTIGPAISRDLHD from the coding sequence ATGAGCGTGGCTGACATGACATGGCTCAACCCGCCGCCGCACCATGCGGTCGGCGACGGTACGCTCACCGTCCGCACCGGCAAGGAGACCGACTTCTGGCGCGAGACCTTCTACGGCTTCTGGCGCGACAACGGCCATTTCCTCTACCGACCTGTCGAGGGTGACTTCAGCGCCGAGGTCACCGTCAAGGGCGACTACAAGGTGCTCTATGACCAGGCGGGGCTGATGCTGCGCCTCAGCGAAACGCACTGGATCAAAGCCGGCATCGAATACACCGACGGGCTGGCATATTTCTCAGTCGTCGTCACCAACGACACCTCCGACTGGTCGCTGGTCGCCATTGCCGCCGACAAGGACGGCGTCAGGATCCGCCTGACCCGTCACGCCGAGGCGATCCGCGTCCAGTATCTCGACGCCTCGGATGGCCACTGGAAGCCGGTGCGGCTGGCCTATTTCCCGGTCTCGAAATCGGTCGATGTCGGCATGATGTGCTGCTCGCCGCAGCGCGAGGGTTTCGAGGTGACGTTTTCCGGCTTCACGATAGGGCCGGCGATTTCGCGGGATCTGCACGACTGA
- a CDS encoding ABC transporter substrate-binding protein: MTKRNEIDTLRNLSGDIWNVAVDEYANGYLKRRDLLKYAAFIGLTGFAASHGLGFPGSARAAAGGGTVRVGLGQPTKAIDPVTVTDPASIGVLSQVGEYLILDDPKDGLQPKLALSWEADETAKRWTFKLRPGVKFHDGRTVTAKDVVASFERLVDPNSGSSALSAYKGILSKGGAKIVDDETVAFDLDQSNSNFPFYVSSDVYNAVILPADYAGDFEKNFNGTGPFKLESFRPKQGASFVRNPDYWGDKALPDRVEIKFFDDEQAQVVALQAGQLDVIPSTTRLELAIEGNPNFKLLSVQASSHDAVHLRTDQAPFTDKRVRRALALTLDREAIVKGLLKGRAVAGNDTPFAPIFPSADPSVPQRRQDIAEAKRLLAEAGVPNGFEVTLTTERAYDIPDYAVIIQNFAKKAGIDIKLNVLPQDAYYGSATFGSSPWLDSNLGITDFGHRGTPDIFLNATLKSDGAWNAAHFKNADYDALLAEYGKARDLQAQRVAAGKIQALLLDETPEIISYFSQYSRISSAKVEGVRFTAISHLLLDRVSFVQA, from the coding sequence ATGACCAAGCGCAACGAAATCGACACCCTTCGCAATCTCTCCGGCGACATCTGGAACGTCGCCGTCGACGAATATGCCAACGGTTATCTCAAGCGCCGCGACCTGTTGAAGTATGCAGCCTTCATCGGCTTGACCGGTTTCGCCGCGTCGCACGGTCTGGGCTTTCCCGGCTCGGCGCGCGCCGCTGCTGGCGGCGGCACCGTCCGTGTCGGGCTTGGCCAGCCGACCAAGGCGATCGATCCGGTCACGGTCACCGATCCGGCCAGCATCGGCGTTCTCAGCCAGGTCGGCGAATATCTGATCCTCGATGATCCCAAGGACGGGCTGCAGCCGAAGCTCGCCCTGTCCTGGGAAGCCGACGAGACGGCCAAGCGCTGGACCTTCAAGCTTCGCCCCGGCGTGAAATTCCATGACGGCCGCACCGTCACCGCCAAGGACGTAGTGGCGAGCTTCGAGCGTCTGGTCGACCCGAACAGCGGCTCGTCGGCGCTCTCGGCTTACAAGGGCATCCTGTCCAAGGGCGGCGCCAAGATCGTCGACGACGAGACGGTCGCCTTCGATCTTGACCAGTCGAATTCGAATTTCCCCTTCTATGTCTCGTCCGACGTCTACAACGCGGTGATCCTGCCGGCCGACTATGCCGGCGACTTCGAGAAGAATTTCAACGGCACCGGTCCGTTCAAGCTGGAATCCTTCCGCCCCAAGCAAGGCGCCAGCTTCGTGCGCAACCCCGACTACTGGGGCGACAAGGCGCTGCCTGACCGGGTCGAGATAAAGTTCTTCGATGACGAGCAGGCGCAGGTCGTGGCGCTGCAGGCTGGCCAACTCGACGTCATCCCGAGCACCACGCGTCTGGAACTGGCGATCGAGGGCAATCCCAACTTCAAGCTGCTGAGCGTCCAGGCGAGCTCGCATGACGCCGTGCATCTCAGGACCGATCAGGCGCCGTTCACCGACAAGCGCGTCCGTCGCGCGCTGGCGCTCACCCTCGATCGTGAGGCCATCGTGAAGGGCCTGTTGAAGGGTCGCGCCGTCGCCGGCAACGACACTCCGTTCGCGCCGATCTTCCCTTCGGCCGATCCGTCGGTGCCGCAGCGCAGGCAGGACATCGCCGAGGCCAAGCGTCTGCTCGCCGAAGCCGGCGTGCCCAACGGCTTCGAGGTGACGCTGACCACCGAACGCGCCTACGACATCCCCGACTACGCCGTGATCATCCAAAACTTCGCCAAGAAGGCCGGCATCGACATAAAGCTCAACGTGCTGCCGCAGGATGCCTATTACGGATCGGCGACCTTCGGCAGCTCACCCTGGCTTGATTCCAACCTCGGCATCACCGATTTCGGCCATCGCGGCACGCCCGACATATTCCTCAATGCCACGCTGAAGAGCGACGGCGCATGGAACGCCGCGCATTTCAAGAATGCGGATTATGACGCATTGTTGGCCGAATACGGCAAGGCGCGAGACCTGCAGGCGCAGCGCGTCGCGGCCGGCAAGATCCAGGCCCTGCTGCTCGACGAGACGCCGGAGATCATCAGCTACTTCTCGCAATATAGCCGCATCTCCAGCGCGAAGGTCGAGGGCGTGCGCTTCACCGCGATCTCGCATCTTCTGCTCGACCGCGTTTCCTTCGTGCAGGCATGA
- a CDS encoding DUF427 domain-containing protein — MTAQPRLQPREATAPQLINVLHSPKRIRVKFAGRVIADSRNVLVLRSNHFLPIYFFSLAAVDQSVLKPSKQGQQHAVGGETRYWDIEAGDRRAADAAWSFTAPPDENLAPLAGRVAFTWNLVDQWFEEDEEVFVHARDPYARIDVLQSSSHVEIWFDGESIADSRRPVLLFETHLPTRFYLPPEDVRLERLRASLTRTRCPYKGVASYWSGVRKDGSLSEDIAWSYRHPIAEMPKIKGLIAFYPQAVDRIHLDGQPV, encoded by the coding sequence ATGACCGCCCAGCCCAGACTGCAGCCGCGCGAAGCGACAGCTCCGCAGCTGATCAATGTCCTGCACAGCCCGAAGCGCATCCGCGTCAAATTCGCCGGCCGCGTGATCGCCGACAGCCGCAACGTGCTTGTGCTGCGCTCCAACCATTTTTTGCCGATCTATTTCTTCTCGCTGGCCGCCGTCGACCAGTCAGTGCTGAAGCCGTCGAAGCAGGGTCAGCAGCATGCCGTCGGCGGCGAGACCAGATACTGGGATATCGAAGCCGGCGACCGGCGCGCCGCCGATGCCGCCTGGTCGTTCACGGCGCCGCCCGACGAGAATCTGGCGCCGCTCGCCGGGCGCGTCGCCTTCACCTGGAACCTCGTCGATCAATGGTTCGAGGAGGACGAAGAAGTCTTCGTCCATGCCCGCGACCCCTATGCGCGCATCGACGTGCTGCAGAGCTCCAGCCATGTCGAGATCTGGTTCGACGGCGAGTCGATCGCCGACAGCCGCCGTCCCGTGCTGCTGTTCGAAACGCACCTGCCGACACGGTTCTACCTGCCGCCCGAGGATGTCCGGCTCGAGCGGTTGAGGGCCTCGTTGACGAGGACCCGATGTCCCTACAAGGGCGTCGCCTCCTACTGGTCCGGCGTGCGCAAGGACGGTTCGCTCAGCGAAGACATCGCCTGGAGTTACCGCCATCCGATCGCCGAGATGCCGAAGATCAAGGGGCTCATCGCCTTCTATCCGCAAGCGGTCGACCGCATCCATCTCGACGGCCAGCCGGTCTGA
- a CDS encoding response regulator transcription factor, protein MRMGNIWAPLAKAIAATGTDRHVDCLIDLIGADIAHDLVTVTRYSATKTPEFVKHRRFSDEMVRRYLDNYYVFDPFYASWRSQRRLGIMPLKGLANEEAKRGQYIAGFLAQSEICDEVGIMLADGGDWCLGIFLDRSTVSFKDSEIALLTERLPVFEALHALDIKARGSDFSRTSAPSGPGASPQQKPRIPESLWPELSSRERELVQLILAGHPTANIAERLGITVGTVKNHRRRIYEKLDINTERELFLQFFQHRMDS, encoded by the coding sequence ATGCGCATGGGCAACATCTGGGCGCCGCTGGCCAAGGCGATCGCCGCCACCGGCACCGACCGGCATGTCGACTGCCTGATCGATCTGATCGGCGCCGACATCGCGCATGATCTGGTGACGGTGACGCGCTACTCGGCGACCAAGACGCCGGAATTCGTCAAGCACCGGCGCTTCTCCGACGAGATGGTGCGGCGCTATCTCGACAATTACTACGTCTTCGATCCGTTCTATGCCTCGTGGCGCAGCCAGCGCCGCCTCGGCATCATGCCGCTGAAAGGTCTGGCCAACGAGGAGGCCAAACGCGGGCAATACATAGCCGGTTTCCTGGCGCAGTCGGAGATCTGCGACGAGGTCGGCATCATGCTGGCCGACGGCGGCGACTGGTGCCTCGGCATCTTTCTCGACCGGTCGACGGTGTCGTTCAAAGACAGCGAGATCGCGCTGCTCACCGAGCGACTGCCGGTGTTCGAGGCGCTGCACGCGCTGGACATCAAGGCCCGCGGCTCAGACTTCTCCCGCACCTCGGCGCCCAGCGGTCCGGGCGCCTCGCCGCAGCAGAAGCCCAGAATTCCGGAAAGCCTCTGGCCCGAGCTTTCGTCGCGCGAGCGCGAACTGGTGCAGTTGATCCTGGCCGGCCATCCGACAGCCAACATCGCCGAGCGGCTGGGCATCACCGTCGGTACGGTGAAGAATCACCGCCGCCGCATCTATGAAAAGCTCGACATCAACACCGAGCGTGAATTGTTCCTGCAGTTCTTCCAGCACCGGATGGACAGCTAG
- a CDS encoding hydantoinase/oxoprolinase family protein, with product MTDTILVDQDGHFKIGKSATTPKNEAEGFLASAEDAADAWGVSLQDLFSGVNVVLYSGTGMLNTLLSRTGRKLGLITTKGLEDMILMGRGLQAWADYSYADRLHAVTHHHPDPLVPRRRTHGVTERIDQFGDIILPLYEHEVHAAAKKLIADKVEAICIMTVFSHVNPAHEKRIAEICREEIAAAGADILVYTSHEVRPVIREQSRLNSVLIEAYATSRGRKQLKGIEDVSKKYGFKYGVQTLLSFGGLTSIDHPRLHETMISGPIGGILGAAYVGKLIGNDSLICSDMGGTSFDMGVITRGQTRIENEPLMDRFKLNVPTLHLDTIGAGAGMILKVDPLTRKVSLGPESAGSDPGPICFAKGGTEPTIADCDAILGRLNPHYFLGGKVVLQVEKARKAFEEKCARVLGVGVEEAAEGMIDMLEADANNALRRVISGQGIHPSEFTLLSYGGSGPLHLAGCSRGIGFKDIITFQFAAAFSAFGCTTADFMRRHSVSTQIDIGARASDDELQAFGGKVTGVWDDLTKAAVDEMIADGHSRDKIKTVPFLMMRYTGQLEDVEVMAPLSAVRSADDMRKVIAEFEAVYAKVNHRVSRYGEAGFSITELGLIATADKVKPMLVKRPLGKSDPASAHKGVREAYIGGRWHKADLYEMDLLQPGHEVVGPAIIEHPATTLVVHPQDRVHVDEWTLLHYTHA from the coding sequence ATGACCGACACGATCCTTGTCGATCAGGACGGCCACTTCAAGATCGGCAAGTCGGCGACCACCCCGAAGAACGAGGCCGAAGGCTTCCTCGCCTCCGCCGAGGATGCGGCCGACGCCTGGGGCGTCTCGCTCCAGGACCTGTTCTCCGGCGTCAATGTCGTGCTCTATTCCGGCACCGGCATGCTCAACACGCTGTTGTCGCGAACCGGCCGCAAGCTCGGGCTGATTACCACCAAGGGATTGGAGGACATGATCCTGATGGGGCGCGGCCTGCAGGCCTGGGCCGACTATTCCTATGCCGACCGCCTGCACGCGGTCACCCATCACCATCCCGACCCGCTGGTGCCGCGCCGCCGCACCCACGGCGTCACCGAGCGCATCGATCAGTTCGGTGACATCATCCTGCCGCTCTACGAGCACGAGGTGCATGCGGCCGCCAAGAAGCTGATTGCCGACAAGGTCGAGGCGATCTGCATCATGACCGTCTTCTCGCATGTCAATCCGGCGCATGAGAAACGCATCGCCGAGATCTGCCGCGAGGAGATCGCCGCCGCCGGCGCCGACATCCTCGTCTACACCAGCCATGAGGTGCGTCCGGTCATCCGCGAGCAGTCGCGGCTGAACTCGGTGCTGATCGAGGCCTACGCCACTTCGCGCGGCCGCAAGCAGCTCAAGGGCATTGAGGACGTCTCCAAGAAATACGGCTTCAAATATGGCGTGCAGACGCTGCTCTCCTTCGGTGGCCTGACCTCGATCGACCATCCGCGCCTGCACGAGACGATGATCTCCGGACCCATCGGTGGCATCCTGGGCGCGGCCTATGTCGGCAAGCTGATCGGCAACGACTCGCTGATCTGCTCGGATATGGGCGGCACGTCCTTCGACATGGGCGTCATCACGCGCGGCCAGACGCGGATCGAGAACGAACCGCTGATGGACCGCTTCAAGCTCAACGTGCCGACGCTGCATCTCGACACGATCGGCGCCGGCGCCGGGATGATCCTGAAGGTCGACCCGCTGACCCGAAAAGTCTCGCTCGGGCCGGAAAGCGCCGGATCCGATCCTGGACCGATCTGCTTCGCCAAGGGCGGCACGGAGCCGACCATCGCCGATTGCGACGCCATCCTCGGTCGCTTGAACCCGCATTACTTCCTCGGCGGCAAGGTCGTGCTGCAGGTCGAGAAGGCGCGCAAAGCCTTCGAGGAGAAATGCGCCCGCGTGCTCGGCGTCGGTGTCGAGGAGGCCGCCGAAGGCATGATCGACATGCTGGAGGCCGACGCCAACAATGCGCTTCGCCGGGTCATCTCCGGCCAGGGCATTCACCCCTCGGAATTCACGCTTCTGTCCTATGGCGGCTCGGGGCCATTGCATCTCGCCGGCTGCTCCAGGGGCATCGGCTTCAAGGACATCATCACCTTCCAGTTCGCCGCCGCCTTCTCTGCCTTCGGCTGCACCACGGCCGATTTCATGCGCCGTCATTCGGTGTCGACGCAGATCGACATCGGCGCGCGCGCCAGCGATGACGAATTGCAGGCCTTTGGCGGGAAGGTCACCGGCGTCTGGGACGACCTGACCAAGGCTGCGGTCGATGAAATGATCGCCGACGGCCACAGCCGCGACAAGATCAAGACCGTGCCGTTCCTGATGATGCGCTACACCGGCCAGCTCGAGGACGTCGAGGTCATGGCGCCGCTGTCGGCGGTTCGTTCGGCCGACGACATGCGCAAGGTCATCGCCGAGTTCGAAGCGGTCTACGCCAAGGTCAATCATCGCGTCTCGCGCTATGGCGAGGCCGGTTTCTCGATCACCGAACTGGGCCTGATCGCCACCGCCGACAAGGTCAAGCCGATGCTGGTCAAGCGGCCGCTCGGCAAATCCGATCCGGCGTCCGCCCATAAGGGCGTGCGCGAGGCCTATATCGGCGGCCGCTGGCACAAGGCTGATCTCTACGAGATGGACTTGCTCCAGCCCGGCCATGAGGTCGTCGGCCCGGCCATCATCGAACACCCGGCGACGACCCTCGTCGTCCATCCGCAGGACCGTGTCCATGTCGATGAATGGACGCTGCTGCACTACACCCACGCTTGA